A genomic window from Chlorobium phaeobacteroides DSM 266 includes:
- a CDS encoding AAA family ATPase, giving the protein MNSSGYIITGGPGSGKSTLLEAMRDAGYCCFSEVSRQLIRQQSLLADGVLPWNNLPAFARLAFDAMMRQHDQAIDHDGICFFDRGIPDVFGYLEEGGHPVPACYIDAHERCRYEKNVIVLPPWKEIFTNDSERPQSFQQSVRLYRSICSVYERLGYTLHELPKSSVNERVRYLLKHFTELQAPARQQFYLH; this is encoded by the coding sequence TTGAACAGCAGTGGGTACATTATTACCGGAGGCCCGGGAAGCGGAAAAAGCACGCTGCTTGAAGCGATGCGTGATGCAGGGTATTGCTGTTTCAGTGAGGTTTCACGTCAATTGATCCGGCAGCAGAGCCTTCTTGCCGACGGCGTACTTCCCTGGAACAATCTCCCGGCATTTGCCCGGCTTGCCTTTGACGCCATGATGCGTCAGCACGACCAGGCTATCGATCATGATGGTATCTGCTTTTTTGATCGAGGCATTCCCGATGTTTTCGGTTATCTCGAAGAGGGAGGGCATCCGGTTCCTGCTTGCTATATCGATGCTCATGAACGGTGCAGGTATGAGAAAAATGTTATTGTTCTTCCTCCGTGGAAGGAGATTTTTACGAACGACAGTGAGCGTCCGCAGAGCTTTCAGCAGTCGGTCAGGCTATACCGGTCGATTTGCAGCGTGTACGAAAGGCTGGGCTATACCTTGCATGAACTGCCGAAAAGCTCCGTCAATGAAAGAGTCCGGTATCTTTTGAAGCATTTCACTGAACTTCAAGCTCCCGCAAGGCAGCAGTTTTATTTGCATTGA
- a CDS encoding SDR family oxidoreductase: MQKETISILGCGWLGMPLAKALIAQDYPVKGSTTNEDNLEAMRDAGIEPYLVWLDPEVNGEDITDFLQSDILIVNIPPERRDDIVEYHIEQFSSLIDALGQSPVRSVLFVSSTSVYPALQREVTEEDSVEPEALSGQALLHVEEMLMQETGFQTTVVRFGGLIGYDRNPEKNLARMTELKDPDQPMNLIHRDDCVRIIMEIIRLQQWGEVFNACCPVHPLKRDYYRRAAEVSGIPLPSLCSSEAPSPYKLVNSDKLQGALNYTFIYPDPVAQLG; encoded by the coding sequence ATGCAAAAGGAAACGATCAGCATTCTCGGTTGCGGCTGGCTTGGAATGCCGCTTGCCAAAGCACTCATTGCGCAGGACTATCCGGTCAAGGGATCAACCACAAACGAGGATAACCTCGAGGCAATGCGAGATGCAGGCATCGAGCCTTATCTGGTATGGCTTGATCCTGAGGTGAACGGAGAGGATATCACTGATTTTCTGCAAAGCGATATTCTTATTGTCAATATTCCCCCCGAACGGCGTGACGATATTGTTGAGTACCATATTGAGCAGTTTTCTTCACTGATCGATGCGCTCGGACAGTCGCCTGTCCGCTCGGTGCTTTTTGTCAGTTCGACATCGGTTTATCCCGCATTGCAGAGAGAGGTTACCGAAGAGGATAGTGTTGAGCCCGAAGCTCTTTCCGGCCAGGCGCTACTGCATGTTGAGGAGATGCTGATGCAGGAGACCGGTTTTCAGACAACGGTGGTGCGTTTTGGCGGTCTTATCGGATATGATCGCAATCCTGAAAAAAATCTCGCTCGCATGACGGAGCTTAAAGATCCCGATCAGCCCATGAACCTCATTCATCGCGATGATTGCGTCAGGATTATCATGGAGATCATCCGCTTGCAGCAGTGGGGTGAAGTGTTCAACGCCTGCTGTCCGGTTCATCCGCTCAAGCGCGATTACTATCGACGTGCTGCTGAGGTTTCAGGGATTCCACTCCCTTCCTTGTGCTCCTCTGAAGCACCATCTCCATATAAACTGGTAAACAGCGACAAGCTTCAGGGGGCTCTCAATTACACCTTTATCTACCCCGATCCGGTAGCTCAACTCGGGTAA
- a CDS encoding cobyrinate a,c-diamide synthase, which translates to MEKLDLCKKKPAFMLAAPSSGSGKTTLTLALLRILARRGYRVQPFKCGPDYLDTRLHSLAASYGSMVSDGINLDTFMASESHVKELFSRYSCGSDASVVEGVMGLFDGAEKARGSSAEIAKLLGIPVIMVVNAQSMAYSAAPLLYGYRTFDPDVHLVGVIFNQVNTPSHYRYLEEAAFDAGVDPLGYVPRHEPIVISERHLGLNTSSSYDRQGAIEAMADHIEKSVAVDRLLELVGRDRESFSGSTSLDFHQRERGEKVIAVARDEAFNFTYLENLDVLSQFGRIEFFSPMEDGRLPACDLLYLAGGYPELYAETLSSNSEMRRAIAAYCLGGGAAYAECGGMMYLGAAMTLGDGLRYPMCGVLDLDTTMQDSRLTLGYRKVRLDTGYTKELRGHEFHYSRIERSGELHTIASITNARDEATETLLFRRQNTFASYLHLYWGETRDFPAFLLNRES; encoded by the coding sequence ATGGAAAAACTTGATTTATGCAAAAAAAAGCCGGCCTTTATGCTTGCCGCACCCTCAAGCGGGTCGGGAAAAACAACGCTTACGCTCGCACTTCTCAGGATTCTGGCGCGGCGGGGATATCGCGTACAGCCGTTCAAGTGCGGGCCCGACTATCTCGATACCCGTTTACACTCCCTGGCAGCCTCATATGGAAGCATGGTTTCGGATGGCATTAATCTCGATACCTTCATGGCTTCGGAATCGCATGTTAAAGAGTTGTTCAGCCGATATTCATGCGGATCGGACGCTTCGGTTGTCGAAGGGGTGATGGGGCTTTTTGACGGGGCTGAAAAAGCGCGGGGCAGTAGTGCGGAAATCGCAAAACTGCTCGGTATTCCGGTCATCATGGTAGTGAATGCACAAAGTATGGCCTATTCGGCAGCGCCGCTTCTCTATGGTTACAGAACTTTCGATCCCGACGTGCACCTTGTCGGCGTGATTTTCAATCAGGTCAATACTCCGTCGCACTATCGTTATCTTGAAGAGGCGGCTTTCGATGCGGGGGTTGATCCCCTTGGCTATGTTCCCCGTCATGAACCGATTGTCATCAGTGAGCGGCATCTTGGTCTCAATACCTCTTCCAGTTATGACCGGCAGGGAGCAATTGAGGCCATGGCGGATCATATTGAAAAGAGCGTTGCCGTCGATCGGCTGCTGGAACTTGTCGGCAGAGATCGGGAATCCTTTTCAGGCAGCACTTCCCTTGATTTTCATCAACGGGAGCGGGGCGAAAAGGTCATTGCCGTTGCAAGGGACGAGGCATTCAATTTTACCTATCTGGAGAATCTCGACGTGCTCAGCCAATTTGGCAGGATAGAATTTTTCAGCCCTATGGAAGATGGCCGTCTTCCAGCATGCGATCTGCTCTATCTTGCAGGAGGTTATCCTGAACTCTACGCCGAAACCCTCTCTTCGAACAGCGAAATGAGAAGAGCCATTGCAGCCTACTGCCTGGGAGGGGGGGCTGCCTATGCCGAGTGTGGCGGGATGATGTATCTCGGAGCAGCAATGACTCTTGGTGACGGGTTGCGCTATCCCATGTGTGGAGTTCTTGACCTCGATACGACCATGCAGGATTCTCGTCTCACGCTTGGTTATCGTAAAGTTCGACTCGACACGGGCTATACAAAAGAGCTTCGCGGCCATGAGTTTCACTACTCCCGCATCGAAAGATCGGGTGAACTGCATACGATCGCATCCATAACAAATGCGCGTGACGAAGCGACAGAAACCCTTCTCTTTCGCCGGCAGAACACCTTTGCCTCATATCTGCATCTCTACTGGGGAGAAACAAGGGATTTCCCGGCATTTCTTTTGAACAGAGAGTCGTAA